Below is a window of Flavobacteriales bacterium DNA.
TCCACTTTTGTTATTGATGTCGGTGGTCCACTCTGCCGAAATGGTTCTGCCTTTTTTCTTTAGTCGCTTACGATAAGTAATGTTATTGTTAAAGGTGTAACCCTCCATGCTGGTTCCATTCAGATTTTGCATAAAGGATTCAACAATATTTTCTGCACGGTAATTATTTCCGAGTACGCTCGCATCATTGGATGTTTGCTGAAAACTTCCCTTTGGATTCCACGATAATACGGAAGTGCTATCCAGGGGTAAATCCAGACGTAGATTCACTCGGTGATTCCAGGTGAGATTGGTGGTGGAACTGTTTTCTAAATAATTCAGAAGAGAATCGGAAGAATAAATAAAGTTCCTGTTGAGTTCTGTGAGTTGTAAACGATCGGTGTAATTCCCGAAATAACTTCCCGTGAATTTTCCTTTTTTAAAAATATTATTGGTAAAGTTTATTCCTAATGAATGAGTGGTAGCCACACCGTTTTGGTTTCCGGACAAAAAATTACTGCTCTGTCCGTAACCGCCGTAACCGCCACCGGGACCACCTCGTCCTCCTCCGGGTCCACCTCTTCCTCCGCCGCCACCTGAAGAACTGCTGTTAATGCCTAATAAATCTTCAGTAGAAAAATTTTGTTGGTTGATGTTGTTACTCATTCCAACAAATGAAAGTTTTCGGTTGCCTTTAAAATAATTTAAACTGAAGCCTGCATTGTAAAGCAGATCTTCCATTTCTTCATTGCTCCCTGCAGCAGCATAATACTTTCCGAAACTTCCATCGCCAATGGCTTGATTAGTGATGATGTTTATGGTACGTGTTCCTGATCCGTCGTTAAATCCGGTAAAGGCGGCCTGGTCGCTTTGCTGATCGAAAACCTGGACTTTGTCGACCATATTCGCAGGAAGATTTTTCAGTGCTGCATTCGGGTCATCGCCGAAATAGGGACGACCATTCACCAATACGCGTTTCACATCTTCGCCATTCACTTTCATGGTGCCGTTCTCTTGGGTAACACCGGGCATTTTTTTCACCAGGTCTTCTGCAGTGGCATCCGGATTCACTTTATAGGCAGCGGCATTAAATTGTGTGGTGTCGCCTTTAATTTCTACCCGTACAATGCGTTCTTCAACGGTAACATCACTTAATTCGGTTGAAGCAACATCAAGTGCAAGGGTACCCACATTTACATCCGAAAAGGTAAATACAGAGTCCTTCACCAGGGTGGCATAGCCAATAAATGAAGCTTTAAGTATATAGCGACCTCGGCGGACATTTTCAATGGTGAATTTTCCGTTTCCGTCGGTAATGGTTCCTTTGCGAATAGAACTGTCGCGTGCGTGAACCAATAAAATATTAGCACCCGGTAAAGGTGTTCCGCTGATTTTGTCAATTACCGTTCCGCTTACCGAATAAGTTTCCTGTGCCATCACCGGGGTGATGAAAGAAAACAAGAGCATCATGAAAAAAAAGCGGCTGAAAGATGAATTGGACTGCATGTTGATTTAGACGGCTAAATGGTCCTTTGGTTTAATGGGAAGGACTTTCAAGTGATAAAACTACCGATTTTCTGCCTACATGGTATTATTTTGGGATGAACGGTTGGGAATATCGACAAGAAATGGTTTTTCTGCGTTCAATAAGTGTATTTTTGAGCAATGGTTCGACCGAAAAAACATCTGGGGCAGCATTTTCTGCACGATAAAAACATTGCGGCTAAGATTGCCGATTCCTTAACCCTCTATGGGAATTATAAAAAAGTACTGGAGGTGGGTCCCGGTACCGGAGCACTTACCCAGTTTTTATTGCAGAAAAAGGAATTTGAAACATCGGTGATTGAGGTAGACATTGAATCAGTAGAATACCTCAAGGAACATTATCCCCAATTAAAGGACCGGATTCATTTTCGCGATTTTTTGCGTTTGGATTTGAATGAATTGTTTTCGGAACCGGTGGCCATTGCCGGAAATTTCCCTTATAATATTTCATCGCAGATAGTGTTTAAAATTATTGAGCATAAAAATCTTGTCCCCGAAATGGTTGGCATGTTTCAGAAGGAAATGGCAGAACGGATTGCGGAAAAACCGGGGACAAAAACCTATGGGATCATTTCTGTTCTTACCCAGGCTTTTTATCGCGTTGAATATTTATTTACGGTGCACGAAAATGTTTTTACACCACCACCTAAAGTAAAATCGGCTGTAATTCGTTTACAACGGAATGATACCCAACAATTGGGATGCGATGAAAAGTTGTTTGTCCGCGTAGTAAAGACTGCATTTAACCAGCGACGAAAAACCATTCGGAATTCGGTGAAGCAGCTTAATCCCGATAAAAAGGAACACCCCTATCTGGATTTACGTCCCGAACGCTTAAGCGTAGAACAATTTGTGGAATTGACCAATTTTTTAGATCCGAAATAGTTCCCCTTACTGAGAGCGATTTCCCAATTAGAAACTGATTTCATTCTAATTTAACAAGCCTGCTCCGATTTTACGATTGCAAGTCCTATCTTTGTGCTATGCAATCTCCCATCACCCGTGAGTTAATAGAGCAATTAGGTGAGGCCATTTCTAATGGAAATGATGGCTTTATTTTATCGCGGTTAAAGGACCTCGATGGGGTGGATATTGCCGAAATCATCAATGAGCTGGAAACCGACGACGGGAAATATGTTTTTCGTCTGCTCGAAAACGAACAAGCTGCCGATACTCTGGTGGAGCTGGATGATGATGTTCGTGAAGATTTATTAGAGTCGCTTACCACCAAAGAAATTGCCGCGCATATCGAGGAAATGGATTCGGATGATGCGGCGGATGTGGTGGGTGAATTACCAGAGGAGAAACAGCGTGAAGTAATTTCTCAAATAGAAGATAAGGAGCAGGTAAGCGATATTGAAGCGCTGCTTCATTATGAAGAGGGAACAGCAGGTGCACTGATGGCGCGTGAGTTTGTAAAAGCAAACATCAACTGGCCGGTAGATCGTTGTATAGTTGCACTGCGAAAACAAGCACAGGAAGTAGAACATGTGTACACCATTTATGTGGTGGACGATTCCGATAAGTTACTCGGATTACTTTCTTTAAAATCATTATTGGTAGCGAGTCCAAAACAAACCATTGGCGAGTTATATACACCCAATGCCCGATACGCTAAAGCGATTCAGTCCACCGAAGAAGCCGCTCGCCTGATGGAAAAATACGATTTGGTGGTTCTGCCGGTGGTGGATGACAATAATGTATTGTTAGGGAGAATTACCATCGATGATGTGGTGGATGTGATTAAAGAAGAAGCTGAACGCGATTATCAGTTAGCTTCCGGTTTATCTGAAAAAGTTGAATCGTCCGATACCGTGTGGGTAATTTCCCGTGCGCGTTTGCCCTGGTTAATCATAGCCATGATGGGTGGAATTTTAGGTTCGATGGTCATTGGTAATTACGAAGGAGAAATTCAGATTCATCCGGAAATGGCCTTGTTTATTCCACTCATTGCTGCCATGGGAGGAAACGTTGGAATTCAATCCTCAGCTATCGTTGTGCAGGGTTTAGCCAATGGCGAAGTTGAAATGCAGGGAATGGCGGGACGATTACTTAAGGAATTAGTTGTTGGTTTAATCAACGGATTAATTTGCGCTTCGGTTATTCTTGGATATAATATTTTAATGCAGGATTCCCTGAATCTTGCACTTACGGTTAGTATTGCTTTGTTAACCGTTATTTGTTTTGCCGCTGTATTCGGAACTTTTGTTCCGCTGGCCTTAAATAAATATAAAGTAGATCCTGCATTGGCAACGGGTCCCTTTATTACAACCACCAACGATATCCTTGGTGTGTTTATTTACTTTTTAATGGGACATCTATTGTATTTCTGATTATGAAAGTTTGCTTCATCGATACGGTTCATCCTGTTTTAAAAGAGCGTCTCGAAGCGAAGGGAGTGAAATGTGTGATGCATACGAGTACGAGTCAACCCGAACTGGAGCAGTTAATCGGAAGTTACGACGGGATTGTGATTCGTAGCAGAATAAAAATGGATCGTCAGTTTTTAAGCAAGGCCGTTCAATTAAAATTTATTGCGCGTTCCGGTGCAGGGATGGAGAATATTGATTTGGATTATTGCAAGCAGCGCGGTATCGTTTGTTTTAATTCTCCCGAAGGAAACAGAGATGGAGTAGGAGAACAAGCCATTGCTATGCTTCTAAGTTTGTTTAACCACCTTTTGCGTGCCGATCAGCAGGTTCGGCAAGGAATTTGGGATCGTGAGGGTAACAGAGGTTATGAGTTGTCAGGAAAAACGGTGGGGATTATCGGATTCGGAAATATGGGAAGCGCTTTTGCGAAAAAACTAACCGGATTCGATTGCCGCATTTTAGTACACGATAAATATAAAAGCGGATTTGCAACTTCCACCATCGAAGAAGTTTCGCTGGATCAACTAAAGGAAGAAAGCGATATTATCAGTCTGCATTTACCTTTAACCGAAGAAACACATTATTATGTGAACGATACCTTTATCCGTTCATGTAAAAAATCATTTTATCTGATTAACACTGCACGTGGAAAAAATGTAAATACGGCAGCGCTGGTGGAGGGATTAAAATCCGGAAAAATACGGGGAGCGGCCTTAGATGTTTTGGAGTACGAACATTCATCGTTCGAGAAAATTGATGCTTCAGAATTTCCGGAACCGTTTAAATTTCTGATACAATCCGATAAAGTTGTGTTAACACCACACATTGCGGGGTGGACATTTGAATCCTACGTTAAATTATCATCATTCCTGGCCGATAAAATCATAAGTTATTTCGGACTATAATGAAATTCCGGTAAAATATCCGGTGTCTTTTACTTCCAATTTCTAAACGCTGAATTCGTTTTGAGTTTTACTTTTTAAACTAGAAGTAAAACAAATTCACCATCCAGTTAAGAGTATCGTTCCAATTTTGCGTCAACCAAATAATACGTGAAATGAAACGAACTTTTAAAAAATTGAAACAACGCTTAGGCTTTGTGTGCGGACTCCTCTACGGTGTTCCGGTAGTGGCACAGGGTCCCGGTCTTGTTATTTCAGAATTTCTTGCCAATCCTGCAGGAACCGATTCTCCATTTGAATATGTAGAATTAGTTGCAACACGAAACATCGATTTTAGTGTTACACCTTACTCTGTTATTGTATGTAATAATGGAACAGCAAATGCCAATGGATGGATTGCAGGTGCAGGAATTTCCTATGCCTTTCAAATCAACTCCGGTACGGTTACATCAGGAAGTATAGTTTATGTAGGAGGTGATCAGATGGCGATTACCGGTACAAAATTGAGAGTGATTAATACTGCCACCACAGCTGGTGATGGTCTGGGCAATGCGAATGCTTCGGGTGTTATTGGTAATGGTGGTGCAAATGCGGATGGAATTGCGGTATTCAATTTACCGGTGAGTTCCATCACCTCTTCTACTGTTCCTGTAGATGCTGTTTTTTTTGGAACAGGCGGAGGAACTGCCGTGGTGAATGGTGGATTGGATGGTTATCAACTTCCGGTAAATGATTTATATGCCGGAGGAAAACTGCAAAGCACCAGCTTTTTTGCACCTGATCCTGCATCGGGTGTTGCTGTTTTTGCAAATGGAACATACGATTTATCGACCGGAAATTTTAGCACGATTCGTTCATGGTCAACCGGCGCCATATCCGATGGTACAACAGGTATTACATTAAGCGCATCATTAACTCCTGCCACCGTATCGTTTACCGTAACTAATCAAACTGTAAATGAAAATGCAGCTACTGCTACAATAAATGTTGCGGTAAGCAATTCAAATGCGAGTCCTTCGTACATCGATTTTACAGTTAAAACACTTTCCAGTGCGAGTCGTCCTGCCGATTATTCCATTTCAAATTTTACATTGACCATCCCTGCAAATACTTCAGGAAATGTTCCCTTTACCATAGCTATTACCGACGATGCCCTTGTTGAATCGGATGAATTTGTTGTGGTGCAAATGAACGGTTTTCAAAATGCAGTTGCAGGTTCAAATAATTTACACGCTTTATATATCCGCGATAACGATAATGCAGCGCCTGTTGCAAATAATGAATTGGTATTAACCTTGCTTCATTCATTTTCAAATGGAGTTGCAGGAACAAATTCTGCAGAAATTGTTTATCACGATCCAGGCACTCAACGTTTATTTATTGCGAATTCGGTTGGTAAAAAACTGGACATCGTTAATTTTTCAAATCCTTCAGCTCCTGTTCTTATCAATTCGGTGGATATAACTCCCTATGGAAATATAAATAGTGTAGCAGTAAAAAATGGATTGGTTGCTGCTGCTGTAGAAGATATTAATCCGCAAGATTCCGGTTGGGTAGTGTTTTTTGATGCTGCAGGAACTTTTATCAAGAAAGTTCGCGTTGGAGCAATGCCCGATATGATTACGTTTAATCACGCAGGCACCATGGTGATTACTGCCAACGAAGGAGAACCAAATGCTGCTTATACCGTTGATCCGAATGGATCCATTACCACGGTAGATTTAAGTGCGGGAATCGCAGCGGTAGATCAGTCGAGTGTTACGTTTATCAATTTTACGGCCTTTAA
It encodes the following:
- a CDS encoding outer membrane beta-barrel protein gives rise to the protein MMLLFSFITPVMAQETYSVSGTVIDKISGTPLPGANILLVHARDSSIRKGTITDGNGKFTIENVRRGRYILKASFIGYATLVKDSVFTFSDVNVGTLALDVASTELSDVTVEERIVRVEIKGDTTQFNAAAYKVNPDATAEDLVKKMPGVTQENGTMKVNGEDVKRVLVNGRPYFGDDPNAALKNLPANMVDKVQVFDQQSDQAAFTGFNDGSGTRTINIITNQAIGDGSFGKYYAAAGSNEEMEDLLYNAGFSLNYFKGNRKLSFVGMSNNINQQNFSTEDLLGINSSSSGGGGGRGGPGGGRGGPGGGYGGYGQSSNFLSGNQNGVATTHSLGINFTNNIFKKGKFTGSYFGNYTDRLQLTELNRNFIYSSDSLLNYLENSSTTNLTWNHRVNLRLDLPLDSTSVLSWNPKGSFQQTSNDASVLGNNYRAENIVESFMQNLNGTSMEGYTFNNNITYRKRLKKKGRTISAEWTTDINNKSGNGYLNSTNRYYFSTDSLIVLDQVNDQNSTSHNEGVNITYTEPAGKFGQLQFTYNPNFTWSTAEKTTLSYDSTVSDHTILDTALTSKFATQYFAQKGGITYRYNKGDNFNYQVTLNGQYATLTSDQTYPVAFNVDKDFLSVLPTVSMYYAFNKQSNIRLNYRTSTDAPTASQLQNVIDNTNTLLLKGGNPDLVQSYTHRLFGRWMKSNVEEGTSIFWMMFGSLTQNYIGNSAFIAESDTLLNGNVLLKKGAQYNRYVNLSGNQQLRTYFSWGFPMAPLKSNANLNLGINYLRTPGMVNDQKNLASSYTYTAGFTLASNFSEKIDFSFGFNGNYAVVNNTLQTNSDNNYYIQNTTGKINWLFGKGFVFATDVTHSMYRGLEKEYNRDFVLWNAGFGYKFLKDRLLDVRIIAYDLLNQNNSINRTVTETYIEDTRNNVMNRYFQLQITYTFRNFKKQSATDQKPQGQYPGQYGGPPPHQH
- the rsmA gene encoding 16S rRNA (adenine(1518)-N(6)/adenine(1519)-N(6))-dimethyltransferase RsmA, producing MVRPKKHLGQHFLHDKNIAAKIADSLTLYGNYKKVLEVGPGTGALTQFLLQKKEFETSVIEVDIESVEYLKEHYPQLKDRIHFRDFLRLDLNELFSEPVAIAGNFPYNISSQIVFKIIEHKNLVPEMVGMFQKEMAERIAEKPGTKTYGIISVLTQAFYRVEYLFTVHENVFTPPPKVKSAVIRLQRNDTQQLGCDEKLFVRVVKTAFNQRRKTIRNSVKQLNPDKKEHPYLDLRPERLSVEQFVELTNFLDPK
- the mgtE gene encoding magnesium transporter: MQSPITRELIEQLGEAISNGNDGFILSRLKDLDGVDIAEIINELETDDGKYVFRLLENEQAADTLVELDDDVREDLLESLTTKEIAAHIEEMDSDDAADVVGELPEEKQREVISQIEDKEQVSDIEALLHYEEGTAGALMAREFVKANINWPVDRCIVALRKQAQEVEHVYTIYVVDDSDKLLGLLSLKSLLVASPKQTIGELYTPNARYAKAIQSTEEAARLMEKYDLVVLPVVDDNNVLLGRITIDDVVDVIKEEAERDYQLASGLSEKVESSDTVWVISRARLPWLIIAMMGGILGSMVIGNYEGEIQIHPEMALFIPLIAAMGGNVGIQSSAIVVQGLANGEVEMQGMAGRLLKELVVGLINGLICASVILGYNILMQDSLNLALTVSIALLTVICFAAVFGTFVPLALNKYKVDPALATGPFITTTNDILGVFIYFLMGHLLYF
- a CDS encoding hydroxyacid dehydrogenase; this encodes MKVCFIDTVHPVLKERLEAKGVKCVMHTSTSQPELEQLIGSYDGIVIRSRIKMDRQFLSKAVQLKFIARSGAGMENIDLDYCKQRGIVCFNSPEGNRDGVGEQAIAMLLSLFNHLLRADQQVRQGIWDREGNRGYELSGKTVGIIGFGNMGSAFAKKLTGFDCRILVHDKYKSGFATSTIEEVSLDQLKEESDIISLHLPLTEETHYYVNDTFIRSCKKSFYLINTARGKNVNTAALVEGLKSGKIRGAALDVLEYEHSSFEKIDASEFPEPFKFLIQSDKVVLTPHIAGWTFESYVKLSSFLADKIISYFGL